In the Malus domestica chromosome 16, GDT2T_hap1 genome, one interval contains:
- the LOC103402733 gene encoding nuclear matrix constituent protein 1-like, translating to MFTPQRKASTAALSLTPRSGGGVVSNPRNTEKGKAVVLVDGPPPPLGSLSESGPYTTVGFDSGDMDDWRAFKEAGLLDEAAMDRKDRQALAEKVSKLQTELFSYQYNMGLLLIEKKEWASKHEELTEALVETQEILNREKSAHLIAVSEVEKREENLRRVLFAEKQCVAQLEKALLEMHEEHAQIRHEAEAKMADASSFVVGIEEKSLETDAKLCAAYAKLGEVNRKSSELDMRLQEVEARESVLRREQFSLSAEQEAHKTTFYKQREELKEWERKLEEGEERLCKLQRTLNEKEEKSNQNDMIMKQREKDIEEAQRKIEALNTMLKEMEADVNKRLDDLVSKEKEANSVRNVLGLKEKDLQEFEQKLSLQENVEIQEVLDKHRAILNTEIQEFELEMEERRETLNKELRSKVDGVEQKELEISHREEKLSKRKQALHEKSERLSEKNNELETKLKTLKENEKAIKANEKMLEVEKQQLLADIECLQNLRDEIQKIKDENLQLELQIREEREKQVITQEERSEHLRLLSELQQELRTYRLQNELLLKETEDLKQQREKFEEEWEELDERKAEISRDLEKIVEEKENLEKLQGMEEERLKKEKHAMQDYIQSEQDSLKLEKESFVSKMRNEQLALAEKAQFEHSQMVQDFESRNRDLEADMQNREQEMKKGLQEMERAFEEEKDREHSNINYLKGVTNEQMEELRSERHRMEREREELALNKKQQEVIQLEMRKDIGQLDILSKGIKQQREQLIEERRHFLSCVEKLKSCKDCGEMTREFVLSDLQVSAVFQVEAVPLPRVNVDFLKNSPADSGVPELEYTESGWGTSLLRKCKSIVSKVSPIKKLEHITDAGSSELPPVSTIQVNTEEKRNESNMLINEGARGHIGHEDEAGASFRMPNDSSAQPLPSDNTTKEVDDGCAPSIDDHSFIDSKVKDVPDDSEQSELKSGRQKPARGRKSRLSRTRTVKATVEEAKKFLGDTPEEPSNASMLPNDSSYNHEESRGDSSFSEKANSSIGRKRMHAQTSRITESEQDNCDSEGCSGSVATAGGRRKRRQPIASSVQTPGEQRYNLRHRKTTGSVTAAPAAADLKKRNKEETGGGGVEPIPESVSVSSLGTAGENGRTTQLMQVTTLKSVEFSQERVVRFRTPKETVDDNAEADAAKSVENTELSAEDNGTPESGGGNNTNGESDDDYDDEDVEERPGEKSIGKKIWTFLTT from the exons ATGTTCACGCCGCAGAGGAAGGCGTCGACGGCGGCTCTGTCGCTGACGCCGAGGAGCGGCGGCGGCGTTGTTTCGAACCCTAGGAATACTGAGAAGGGTAAAGCGGTGGTACTTGTGGACGGTCCGCCTCCGCCATTGGGCTCGCTGAGTGAGAGCGGACCTTATACGACTGTGGGATTTGATAGCGGTGATATGGACGATTGGAGGGCGTTCAAGGAGGCCGGGTTACTTGATGAGGCGGCCATGGACCGCAAGGACCGCCAAGCTCTCGCCGAGAAGGTCTCTAAGCTTCAAACAGAG CTTTTTAGTTACCAGTATAATATGGGGCTTCTTCTGATTGAGAAGAAAGAGTGGGCTTCGAAGCACGAAGAATTGACCGAAGCTTTGGTTGAAACCCAAGAGATTCTTAACCGTGAAAAGTCTGCGCACTTGATTGCAGTATCTGAGGTTGAGAAACGGGAGGAGAATTTACGGAGAGTCTTGTTCGCTGAGAAGCAGTGTGTAGCTCAG CTCGAAAAGGCTTTGCTTGAAATGCACGAGGAGCATGCCCAAATAAGGCACGAGGCCGAAGCAAAGATGGCTGATGCAAGTTCATTCGTTGTGGGAATTGAAGAAAAGTCTTTGGAGACAGATGCAAAGTTGTGTGCTGCTTATGCCAAGCTCGGTGAGGTCAACAGAAAGAGTTCAGAGTTGGACATGAGATTGCAAGAGGTGGAGGCCCGCGAAAGTGTGCTTCGAAGAGAGCAATTTTCCTTAAGTGCGGA gcaagagGCTCACAAGACAACTTTTTACAAACAAAGGGAAGAATTGAAAGAATGGGAGAGGAAGTtagaagaaggggaagagagGTTATGCAAGCTTCAGAGAACTTTAAATGAGAAGGAGGAAAAGTCAAATCAAAATGATATGATTATGAAGCAAAGAGAGAAGGACATTGAAGAAGCACAAAGGAAGATTGAAGCTTTGAACACTATGTTGAAAGAAATGGAAGCTGATGTGAATAAACGGCTAGATGACTTAGTATCAAAGGAAAAG GAAGCTAATTCTGTGAGGAACGTCTTAGGGTTGAAGGAGAAAGATTTACAGGAATTTGAGCAAAAACTAAGTTTGCAAGAAAAT GTGGAGATTCAAGAGGTGCTTGACAAGCACAGAGCTATTCTCAATACGGAAATACAGGAGTTTGAGTTGGAAATGGAAGAAAGGAGGGAGACTCTGAACAAGGAACTTAGGAGCAAGGTTGATGGGGTGGAACAGAAGGAATTGGAAATCAGCCACAGGGAAGAAAAGTTGTCGAAGAGGAAACAAGCACTGCATGAGAAATCAGAGAGGTTGAGTGAGAAAAATAATGAACTTGAAACAAAGCTGAAAACTTTGAAGGAGAACGAGAAAGCCATCAAAGCTAATGAGAAAATGTTAGAGGTGGAAAAGCAACAATTACTTGCTGATATAGAGTGTCTTCAGAATCTTAGAGATGAAATTCAGAAGATAAAGGATGAAAACCTTCAACTGGAGCTCCAGATtcgtgaagagagagagaagcaggTAATTACTCAGGAAGAGAGGTCAGAGCACCTCCGTTTGCTGTCGGAATTGCAGCAGGAATTAAGGACTTATAGACTTCAAAATGAGTTGCTTTTGAAGGAAACTGAAGATTTGAAGCAGCAGAGGGAAAAGTTTGAGGAAGAGTGGGAGGAATTGGATGAGAGAAAAGCTGAAATTAGcagagatcttgagaaaattgttgaagagaaagaaaatttagaaaaattaCAGGGCATGGAGGAAGAAAGGCTGAAAAAAGAGAAACATGCAATGCAAGATTACATACAGAGCGAGCAGGACAGTCTCAAGCTTGAGAAAGAATCATTTGTGTCTAAGATGAGAAATGAGCAGTTAGCCTTAGCTGAAAAGGCCCAATTCGAGCATAGTCAAATGGTTCAAGATTTTGAGTCACGGAATAGAGATCTTGAGGCTGATATGCAGAATAGGGAGCAGGAAATGAAGAAAGGCCTGCAGGAAATGGAGAGAGCATTTGAGGAGGAGAAGGATAGAGAACATTCTAATATTAATTACTTGAAGGGAGTCACTAATGAGCAAATGGAAGAATTAAGATCTGAAAGGCATAGAatggaaagggaaagggaagaaCTTGCTCTGAACAAGAAGCAGCAAGAAGTTATCCAACTTGAAATGCGCAAAGACATTGGTCAGCTTGATATCCTTAGCAAGGGGATCAAGCAGCAGCGGGAACAACTTATTGAGGAAAGACGACACTTCCTTTCTTGTGTTGAGAAGCTGAAAAGTTGCAAGGACTGTGGAGAAATGACAAGGGAATTTGTACTTTCTGATCTCCAGGTATCGGCAGTGTTCCAAGTTGAGGCTGTTCCTCTGCCGAGGGTCAATGTTGATTTTTTAAAGAACTCTCCAGCTGATTCAGGTGTTCCTGAATTGGAATACACAGAATCAGGATGGGGAACATCTTTGCTGCGCAAATGCAAGTCAATTGTTTCTAAAGTATCTCCAATTAAAAAACTGGAGCATATTACTGATGCAGGGTCTTCAGAGTTGCCCCCAGTATCAACTATTCAAGTTAATACTGAAGAGAAAAGAAACGAGTCTAATATGCTTATTAATGAGGGAGCAAGAGGGCACATCGGTCATGAAGATGAAGCTGGGGCATCCTTTAGGATGCCTAATGACTCTAGTGCTCAACCACTACCATCTGATAACACCACCAAGGAAGTGGATGATGGGTGTGCTCCATCAATTGATGATCATAGCTTCATTGACAGTAAGGTGAAAGATGTTCCTGATGATTCTGAGCAATCCGAGCTGAAGAGTGGTCGGCAAAAACCGGCTAGGGGACGCAAGTCCAGACTGTCTAGGACACGCACCGTGAAGGCAACAGTTGAAGAGGCAAAGAAATTTCTAGGAGATACTCCAGAAGAACCATCAAATGCAAGTATGCTGCCTAATGATAGTAGTTACAATCATGAAGAAAGTCGGGGTGATTCCAGTTTTTCTGAGAAAGCTAATAGTAGCATTGGGAGGAAACGAATGCATGCTCAGACCTCTAGGATTACTGAAAGTGAGCAAGATAATTGTGACAGCGAAGGATGTTCTGGCAGTGTCGCAACAGCTGGTGGGCGCAGGAAGAGGCGACAACCCATTGCTTCCTCCGTGCAAACACCTGGAGAGCAGCGATATAATCTCAGACATCGCAAGAC TACAGGATCAGTCACAGCAGCACCAGCCGCGGCTGACCTGAAGAAGAGAAATAAGGAAGAAACTGGAGGTGGTGGTGTAGAACCAATTCCTGAATCTGTTTCTGTATCGTCGTTGGGGACGGCTGGTGAGAATGGGCGGACTACACAGTTGATGCAGGTCACCACATTGAAAAGTGTGGAATTCTCACAGGAGCGGGTTGTGAGG TTTAGAACACCAAAAGAAACCGTTGATGACAATGCCGAAGCTGATGCAGCAAAATCAGTTGAAAATACAGAGTTGAGTGCAGAAGATAATGGTACACCGGAATCTGGTGGCGGCAACAATACAAATGGCGAGAGCGACGATGATTACGATGACGAGGACGTTGAAGAGCGTCCGGGCGAGAAGTCAATAGGAAAGAAGATCTGGACTTTCTTGACAACGTGA
- the LOC103402736 gene encoding piriformospora indica-insensitive protein 2, protein MKGFAPISLVILVIFLFPVGVWSSEEADEGVAPMEKTEQEALYSAVQGFVGKWWNGSDLYPDPCGWTPIQGVSCDLYDGVWYVTTMNIGPILDNSLNCSPSAKFRPQLFDLKHLKSLSIFNCFLSPHKHPVPIPSENWWNLAGSLESLEFRSNPGLTGQIPTTFGSLTKLQSLVLVENGLSGGLPTNIGELVRLKRLVLAGNWFTGQIPDGFGGLNQLLILDLSRNSLSGPLPITIGSLTSLLKLDLSSNQLEGQLPLGFGNLKMLTLLDLRSNNFSGGLTKSLEEMHSLEVLVLSKNPIGGDIKTLEWQNMEKLVILDLSGLGLIGEIPDSISNLKKLRFLGLSDNKLTGNLLPKIATLPCLSALYLHGNNLTGELKFSESFYHKMGSRFGAWNNPNLCYVSGMVPAGHVPFGVRPCQQGEEEVTLVEKPNSKTELGDEILNQNSHYTTSLGISSFGIDGFWWLSGFLQLLMFLLLT, encoded by the exons ATGAAGGGTTTTGCTCCTATCAGTCTTGTGATTTTGGTAATCTTTCTGTTCCCTGTGGGTGTTTGGAGTTCTGAGGAAGCAGATGAAGGTGTAGCTCCGATGGAGAAAACAGAGCAGGAAGCTCTGTACTCTGCAGTACAAGGCTTTGTGGGTAAATGGTGGAATGGTTCAGACCTCTATCCGGATCCTTGTGGGTGGACTCCTATAcag GGGGTGTCTTGTGATTTGTATGATGGGGTTTGGTATGTGACCACCATGAATATTGGACCTATTCTTGACAACTCCCTAAATTGTTCCCCAAGTGCAAAATTTAGACCACAACTGTTTGATTTGAAGCACCTAAAATCCCTATCCATTTTCAATTGCTTCCTCTCACCCCACAAACATCCAGTTCCAATCCCCTCAGAGAACTGGTGGAACCTTGCTGGCAGCTTAGAATCACTAGAGTTTCGATCGAATCCGGGCCTCACCGGACAAATTCCTACAACCTTTGGCAGCCTTACAAAGCTCCAATCATTAGTGCTAGTAGAGAATGGATTAAGTGGTGGACTACCAACAAATATCGGTGAATTAGTCCGATTGAAACGGCTAGTTCTAGCCGGCAACTGGTTTACGGGCCAAATCCCTGATGGGTTTGGTGGATTGAATCAGCTGTTAATCCTTGATTTAAGTAGGAACTCACTATCCGGGCCTTTGCCAATCACCATTGGAAGCTTGACTTCACTCTTGAAGCTTGACTTGAGCAGCAATCAACTGGAAGGGCAGCTACCATTGGGGTTTGGTAATCTAAAGATGTTGACTTTATTGGACCTCAGGAGCAACAATTTCTCAGGTGGGTTGACCAAATCACTTGAAGAAATGCATTCCTTGGAAGTGTTGGTCTTGTCCAAAAACCCAATTGGTGGAGACATCAAAACCCTAGAGTGGCAAAACATGGAGAAATTGGTAATTTTAGACCTCTCTGGATTAGGTCTAATTGGTGAGATTCCAGATTCAATttcaaacctaaaaaaattgagatttttGGGTCTGAGTGACAACAAGCTCACAGGCAACCTCTTGCCAAAGATTGCAACTTTGCCCTGCCTCAGTGCACTCTACCTCCATGGCAACAACCTCACAGGGGAGCTTAAATTCTCTGAGtcgttttatcacaaaatgggGAGTCGTTTTGGGGCTTGGAACAACCCTAATCTCTGTTACGTCAGTGGAATGGTGCCAGCAGGCCATGTCCCATTCGGGGTGAGGCCATGTCAGCAGGGGGAGGAGGAGGTCACATTGGTTGAAAAACCCAATTCAAAAACAGAGTTGGGTGATGAGATTTTGAATCAGAATTCACATTACACTACTTCTTTGGGAATCTCAAGCTTTGGCATTGATGGGTTCTGgtggcttagtggatttctgcAATTACTGATGTTTCTGTTATTGACTTGA